One window of the Paenibacillus beijingensis genome contains the following:
- a CDS encoding glucose PTS transporter subunit IIA, translated as MNFMGSLQRLGRAFMLPMIVLPAAAVCLSFSELPWGAIGLPAFSGYLAIAGQALFSFLPYLFAVGIAWGMSGNAGSAGLSALAGMFIYTGIVSSSNYEIQPTVLIGALIGMLSGFSYERFKSVRLPEYIQFFGGPRFVPLFVCIVSVFFSIAMVGVAPLLQRLLLLLGDAVATAGGFGVFLFGFLHRILVVFGLHHLLNHVFWFQVGGYRLADGEMIYGDLPRFFAGDPSAGVFMAGLYPTMMFALPAIAFAIIQEAREDLKPKIRRTFLSAALASFLTGVSEPVEFAFLFVAPYLFVVHALLSGVIMWVTYELEIRHGFSFSAGAIDFVLNFHLSQRGWLLIPIGIVVYIVYYVLFCWAIRRFRLPTPGREEGSQLDDWAEDIPYRAPLILQAIGGKDNIVTMEACITRLRLKVNNDRLLDTNALRNLGAAGVIRLGSGNVQVVFGTFSELIREEMQKALQRDQRQVLFSAPVQGRMIRLEEVPDPIFAGKIVGDGVAFIPDRGELVSPVLGKVILIYPTMHAIGLKTVDGLEVLLHIGINTWELSDGGIFRAAVKEGDEVTPGQLLVRFDLARLRKAAGSLATPMVITNPQLVASWRYAPFKAVKKGQSSVMSVVLKEVTKE; from the coding sequence ATGAACTTCATGGGAAGTCTTCAGCGGCTTGGGCGGGCTTTTATGCTGCCTATGATCGTGCTGCCTGCTGCTGCGGTGTGCCTCTCCTTCAGTGAGCTGCCGTGGGGTGCGATTGGCCTCCCTGCTTTTTCGGGTTATCTGGCTATCGCCGGGCAAGCGTTGTTTTCATTTCTCCCTTATCTCTTTGCTGTCGGCATTGCCTGGGGGATGTCGGGGAATGCCGGTTCTGCAGGACTATCGGCGCTTGCCGGGATGTTCATATATACGGGTATCGTATCTTCCAGCAATTATGAGATTCAGCCCACTGTGCTGATCGGGGCCCTTATCGGGATGCTGTCGGGATTCAGCTATGAACGGTTTAAATCGGTCCGGCTTCCCGAATACATACAATTTTTTGGAGGGCCGCGTTTCGTTCCGCTGTTTGTCTGCATCGTCTCGGTATTTTTTTCGATTGCGATGGTGGGCGTCGCTCCGCTGCTGCAGCGTCTGCTGCTTCTGCTCGGGGACGCGGTAGCAACGGCCGGCGGTTTCGGTGTTTTTTTGTTCGGATTTTTGCACCGCATTTTGGTCGTATTCGGACTGCATCATCTGCTTAACCATGTATTCTGGTTTCAGGTAGGCGGCTACCGCCTTGCCGATGGAGAGATGATTTACGGCGATCTGCCGCGTTTTTTCGCGGGGGATCCGAGCGCCGGAGTGTTCATGGCGGGTCTGTATCCGACGATGATGTTCGCTCTGCCGGCGATTGCATTTGCGATTATTCAGGAAGCAAGGGAAGATCTGAAGCCGAAAATTCGGCGAACGTTTTTGTCGGCGGCGCTGGCCTCCTTTTTGACCGGCGTATCGGAGCCCGTTGAATTTGCTTTTCTGTTTGTGGCGCCGTATTTGTTCGTCGTGCATGCGCTGCTCTCCGGCGTTATTATGTGGGTAACGTATGAACTCGAAATCCGGCACGGATTCTCATTCTCCGCAGGCGCAATCGACTTTGTGCTTAATTTTCATTTGTCTCAGAGAGGCTGGCTGCTCATTCCAATCGGCATCGTTGTATATATTGTTTATTATGTGCTTTTTTGCTGGGCGATACGCCGCTTCCGCCTGCCGACGCCCGGACGCGAGGAAGGGTCGCAGCTGGACGATTGGGCGGAAGATATTCCGTACCGCGCGCCCCTTATTTTGCAGGCAATCGGCGGCAAAGATAACATCGTCACGATGGAAGCTTGCATTACGCGATTGCGGTTAAAAGTAAATAACGACCGTCTGCTGGATACAAACGCGCTGCGCAATCTCGGAGCGGCCGGCGTCATCCGGCTCGGGAGCGGCAACGTGCAGGTGGTGTTCGGCACGTTCTCGGAGCTCATTCGGGAAGAAATGCAAAAGGCGCTTCAGCGCGATCAGCGGCAAGTGTTGTTCAGCGCGCCGGTACAGGGGCGGATGATTCGGCTTGAGGAAGTCCCGGACCCGATTTTTGCCGGCAAGATTGTCGGCGACGGCGTCGCTTTTATCCCGGACCGCGGCGAGCTTGTATCTCCGGTACTCGGCAAAGTCATCCTCATCTACCCGACGATGCATGCCATCGGCCTTAAAACCGTGGACGGCTTGGAAGTGCTGCTCCATATCGGCATCAATACGTGGGAATTGTCGGATGGTGGCATTTTCAGAGCGGCGGTCAAAGAAGGCGACGAAGTTACGCCGGGACAATTGCTTGTTCGATTTGATCTGGCGAGGTTACGCAAGGCTGCCGGATCACTTGCAACGCCGATGGTGATCACGAACCCGCAGCTTGTCGCTTCATGGCGGTACGCGCCGTTCAAAGCGGTCAAGAAGGGGCAATCGTCGGTGATGTCGGTCGTATTGAAAGAAGTTACGAAAGAGTAA
- the ptsP gene encoding phosphoenolpyruvate--protein phosphotransferase, whose amino-acid sequence MIQGVGASAGIAIGKCFVLPNWEWELPEHKIDVSDLASEFERLYEGIRTSKVEIEQMKDELREVVGTSESSIFDAHLAILEDPVFMSEIQGIIKRQYKAAEVAVKEAIDHFVTMFDLLDDEYMKERALDIKDVGNRLLKHLLGVPEIKLPTDTLPFILVASELSPSQLAHLNPDNVLGIALLAGSVTSHAAIMARALGIPLVVSLEGKLQQTIETGDMMLLDGGDGTVCHKPDAALIRKYAKLQMRQKEDRQRLRGLAQVQASTPDGKQMELSANISSVKELEIALAYGAHGVGLFRTEFLYMDRYRFPSEAEQFVIYSQVAEKLDGKPLIIRTLDIGGDKHLDYFNLPDETNPFLGYRAIRISLDRKDLFKTQLRAILRASNHGNVKVMYPLISSVEEVRAAKEVLEEAKLELEAEGLPFNRSIESGIMIELPAAALIADVLAEEVDFFSIGTNDLVQFTLAVDRMNDQISHLYEPFHPAVLRAIRMTVEAAKQRGIHVGVCGEMAGDIRALPIWLGLDVDELSMSAGSILQVKERLLRTRQQASRVLTEQLHKCSSSADIHARLDEFSDQIDRNSQNAAAIGDK is encoded by the coding sequence ATGATTCAAGGTGTAGGGGCTTCTGCCGGTATTGCCATCGGAAAATGCTTCGTGCTGCCGAACTGGGAGTGGGAGCTGCCGGAGCATAAAATCGACGTATCGGATCTCGCTTCGGAATTCGAGCGGCTGTACGAAGGGATTCGGACATCGAAGGTTGAAATCGAACAGATGAAGGATGAGCTGCGGGAAGTTGTCGGCACCAGCGAAAGCAGCATTTTTGACGCGCATCTCGCCATATTGGAAGATCCGGTTTTTATGAGCGAAATTCAAGGCATCATCAAGCGCCAATATAAAGCCGCGGAAGTGGCGGTCAAAGAAGCGATCGATCATTTTGTGACGATGTTCGATCTCCTTGACGACGAATATATGAAGGAGCGGGCGCTCGACATTAAAGATGTCGGGAACCGGCTGCTGAAGCATTTGCTCGGGGTGCCGGAGATTAAACTGCCGACCGATACGCTGCCGTTTATTCTCGTCGCCAGCGAATTGTCGCCTTCCCAGCTGGCGCATTTGAACCCGGACAATGTGCTCGGCATCGCGCTGCTCGCGGGCAGCGTCACGTCCCATGCGGCAATAATGGCGCGTGCGCTCGGCATTCCGCTCGTCGTCTCTTTGGAAGGAAAGCTGCAGCAGACGATCGAGACGGGCGATATGATGCTGCTTGACGGAGGTGACGGCACCGTCTGCCATAAGCCGGATGCAGCGTTGATACGGAAATATGCCAAGCTGCAGATGAGGCAAAAGGAAGACAGGCAGCGGCTGCGGGGGCTTGCCCAAGTCCAAGCCTCCACTCCTGACGGCAAGCAGATGGAGCTCTCGGCTAATATCAGCTCGGTCAAGGAGCTGGAAATTGCGCTTGCTTACGGCGCTCACGGCGTCGGACTGTTCCGGACGGAGTTTCTTTATATGGACCGGTACCGGTTTCCAAGCGAAGCGGAACAGTTCGTCATCTACAGTCAGGTAGCGGAAAAGCTCGACGGGAAGCCGCTTATTATCCGTACGCTGGACATTGGCGGAGATAAACATCTGGATTACTTTAATTTGCCTGATGAAACGAACCCGTTTCTCGGTTACCGGGCGATCCGGATCAGCCTGGACCGGAAAGATTTGTTCAAAACCCAGCTGCGCGCCATTCTGCGCGCCAGCAATCACGGCAATGTGAAGGTGATGTACCCGCTAATTTCGTCTGTGGAGGAAGTTCGGGCGGCGAAAGAAGTATTGGAGGAAGCAAAGCTTGAGCTGGAAGCCGAGGGGCTGCCGTTTAACCGCTCGATCGAAAGCGGAATTATGATCGAATTGCCGGCGGCGGCATTGATCGCCGATGTGCTTGCCGAAGAAGTCGATTTTTTCAGCATCGGCACGAACGATCTCGTACAATTCACGCTTGCAGTCGACCGTATGAACGACCAGATCTCGCATTTGTACGAACCGTTTCACCCGGCCGTGCTCCGTGCAATCCGGATGACGGTCGAGGCGGCCAAACAGAGAGGCATCCATGTCGGCGTATGCGGCGAGATGGCCGGCGATATACGGGCGCTGCCGATCTGGCTGGGCCTTGATGTGGATGAGCTGAGCATGTCGGCGGGCTCGATCCTACAAGTGAAGGAGCGGCTGTTAAGGACAAGACAACAGGCGAGCCGAGTATTGACGGAGCAGCTGCACAAATGTTCCTCAAGCGCAGACATTCATGCCCGCCTCGATGAATTCAGCGATCAGATTGACCGTAACAGCCAAAACGCGGCCGCAATCGGCGATAAATAA
- a CDS encoding type 1 glutamine amidotransferase domain-containing protein gives MTLSGKKVICLLDDEFEDLELWYPVYRTREEGALVQFAGPEKGRTYIGKYGVPATADISYDEMDASDCDGLLVPGGWAPDKIRRYPQVLRLVRELDAAGKPIGQICHAGWVLISAKILQGRKVTSTPGIRDDMENAGAEWFDEAVVIDGNLVSARRPPDLPPYAKAFVEALAGSRQ, from the coding sequence TTGACATTATCGGGGAAAAAGGTCATTTGTCTGCTGGACGATGAATTTGAGGATTTGGAGTTGTGGTATCCAGTCTACCGTACGCGTGAAGAAGGAGCGCTTGTGCAGTTTGCCGGTCCGGAAAAAGGACGGACGTACATCGGCAAATACGGCGTGCCCGCTACTGCCGACATCTCGTATGACGAGATGGACGCCTCCGATTGCGACGGGCTGCTCGTTCCGGGAGGATGGGCGCCGGACAAAATCCGGCGTTACCCGCAAGTGCTCCGGCTCGTCCGCGAGCTGGATGCGGCTGGCAAGCCGATCGGACAGATTTGCCATGCCGGCTGGGTGCTCATCTCCGCTAAAATTTTGCAGGGACGGAAAGTGACGTCCACGCCCGGCATTCGCGACGATATGGAAAATGCCGGCGCCGAATGGTTCGATGAGGCTGTCGTTATCGACGGCAACCTGGTTTCCGCCCGCAGACCGCCGGATTTGCCGCCATATGCGAAAGCGTTTGTGGAAGCTTTGGCCGGCAGCCGCCAATAA
- the ytxJ gene encoding bacillithiol system redox-active protein YtxJ, whose amino-acid sequence MSLYRSLMTVEDWKEVYEASKTKPLLVFKHSTRCSVSAEAHEAWSKWLNDSQELPVENVLVRVVEERPVSNAIEESTGVKHASPQAILIADGEVKWHTSHWNITYASLEEHLREHCTK is encoded by the coding sequence ATGAGTTTATACCGTTCCTTAATGACTGTCGAAGATTGGAAAGAAGTTTACGAAGCTTCAAAGACGAAGCCGCTGCTCGTGTTCAAACACAGCACCCGCTGTTCCGTCAGCGCCGAAGCGCATGAAGCGTGGAGCAAATGGCTGAACGATTCGCAGGAGCTGCCGGTCGAAAATGTTCTCGTGCGGGTTGTCGAAGAACGTCCGGTTTCGAACGCAATCGAGGAATCGACCGGAGTCAAACACGCCTCGCCGCAGGCGATTCTAATCGCGGATGGCGAAGTGAAATGGCATACGTCTCACTGGAATATCACGTACGCTTCCTTGGAAGAGCATCTCCGTGAACATTGCACAAAGTAA
- the ccpA gene encoding catabolite control protein A, whose amino-acid sequence MTVTIYDVAREAGVSMATVSRVVNNNPNVKPQTRKKVYEAIERLGYRPNAVARGLASKKTTTVGVVIPDISNSIFAEVARGIEDIANMYHYNIILCNADKKKDKEIRVINTLLEKQVDGLLFMGGTVTDEHLQAFKTANVPVVLCATTDEKGTIPSVDIDHEAAAYDAVKTLINQGHTKIAMISGTLQDPANGYARFHGYKRALEESGISYDEDLVRIGNYRYESGVEAMKHFLDRSDKPTAVFSATDEMAIGTIHAIQDEGLKVPDDISVISVDNSRMASMVRPQLSAVAQPMYDIGAVSMRLLTKLMKKENVELSKVVLPHEVVARQSVGAKS is encoded by the coding sequence GTGACTGTAACCATTTATGATGTTGCAAGAGAAGCGGGAGTGTCTATGGCCACGGTTTCCCGTGTCGTTAACAATAACCCCAACGTAAAACCGCAAACCCGTAAAAAAGTGTACGAAGCGATTGAACGCCTCGGATATCGTCCGAACGCGGTAGCGCGCGGATTGGCGAGCAAGAAGACGACGACCGTCGGAGTCGTTATTCCCGACATCTCGAACTCGATCTTTGCCGAAGTGGCGCGCGGAATTGAAGATATCGCCAATATGTATCATTACAATATTATTTTGTGCAACGCGGATAAGAAGAAAGACAAGGAAATCCGTGTTATCAATACGCTGCTGGAGAAGCAGGTGGACGGGCTGCTCTTTATGGGCGGCACCGTTACGGACGAGCATTTGCAAGCGTTCAAGACGGCTAACGTACCTGTCGTTCTGTGCGCCACCACCGATGAGAAGGGCACGATTCCTTCCGTCGATATCGATCATGAAGCGGCTGCCTACGATGCCGTAAAGACGCTGATCAATCAAGGACACACCAAAATTGCGATGATCAGCGGCACGCTGCAGGATCCGGCCAACGGGTACGCCCGTTTCCACGGTTACAAGCGCGCGCTGGAGGAAAGCGGTATTTCGTATGACGAGGATTTGGTGCGGATCGGCAATTACCGCTACGAATCGGGCGTCGAAGCGATGAAGCATTTCCTTGATCGTTCGGACAAGCCTACCGCGGTATTTTCGGCCACGGACGAAATGGCGATCGGCACCATTCATGCGATCCAGGACGAAGGTCTCAAAGTACCGGACGATATTTCCGTTATTAGCGTCGACAACAGCCGCATGGCTTCCATGGTGCGCCCGCAGCTGTCCGCTGTGGCCCAGCCGATGTACGATATTGGCGCCGTTTCCATGCGTCTGCTGACGAAACTGATGAAGAAGGAAAATGTCGAGCTGTCCAAAGTCGTTCTGCCTCACGAGGTCGTTGCCCGTCAATCGGTAGGGGCGAAGAGCTGA
- a CDS encoding 5'-methylthioadenosine/adenosylhomocysteine nucleosidase, translated as MMKRYDTVGIMGAMVEELELLHQHVEVESTVVKAGMTFYKGRWQGKNIVFCKSGVGKVNAAVCTQALIDLGAECVLFTGVAGAVDPKLEIGDIVVSTSSIQHDMDCSPLGFAPGVIPFQELSEFPADPELVQVASVASDRLFPGRSMKGIVLSGDQFIASREKVQSLYETFHGACAEMEGASLAQVCAMNGIPYVVIRSMSDKADGSANVNFAEFTVQASNNSYRIIDEIIRNL; from the coding sequence ATGATGAAACGATACGATACAGTTGGCATCATGGGTGCGATGGTGGAGGAACTGGAGCTTCTGCATCAACATGTTGAGGTGGAATCCACCGTCGTCAAGGCGGGCATGACCTTTTATAAAGGCCGGTGGCAGGGCAAAAACATCGTTTTTTGCAAATCCGGCGTCGGAAAAGTAAACGCTGCGGTATGCACGCAAGCTTTGATTGATCTGGGCGCCGAATGCGTCCTGTTTACCGGAGTGGCGGGAGCTGTGGATCCGAAGCTGGAAATCGGCGATATTGTCGTATCGACGTCCAGCATCCAGCATGACATGGACTGCTCGCCGCTCGGATTTGCGCCCGGCGTCATTCCGTTTCAGGAATTGTCCGAATTTCCGGCAGATCCGGAACTGGTACAGGTGGCGTCGGTTGCGAGCGACCGTTTGTTTCCGGGCAGAAGCATGAAAGGAATCGTTCTCTCCGGCGATCAGTTTATTGCCAGCCGCGAGAAGGTGCAATCCCTTTATGAGACGTTCCACGGCGCCTGCGCGGAGATGGAAGGCGCTTCTCTTGCACAGGTTTGCGCCATGAACGGCATTCCTTACGTCGTCATCCGATCGATGTCCGATAAAGCGGACGGATCGGCAAACGTGAACTTTGCGGAGTTTACCGTTCAAGCATCGAATAATTCATACCGGATTATTGACGAAATCATCCGGAACTTATAA
- the acsA gene encoding acetate--CoA ligase, producing the protein MSVDNQKVFLVAVPSPNMPNYEQEAAQFDWKEIEKRFTWHETGKVNMAYEAIDRHVRDGKGGKVALYYSDSKRDEIYTFQQLSALSNRFANVLRKLGVVKGERLFIFMPRMPELYISLLGSLKTGVIVGPLFEAFMETAVKDRLEDSGASVIVTTPALLPRIKRDELPELKHIIVVGSPSGEAGVISYEREMEAASDEAEPEWLGREDGLIIHYTSGSTGKPKGVYHVQNAMIQHYFTGHVVLDLKEDDIYWCTADPGWVTGTSYGIFAPWLNGATNVVRGGRFSPQDWYGTLQKYGVTVWYSAPTAFRMLMAAGDDVVYEFDLSRLRHILSVGEPLNPEVIRWGQRVYGRPIHDTWWMTETGAQLICNYPCMEIKPGSMGRPLPGIKAAILDDAGNVLPPYQMGNLAVATSWPSMMRAIWNNPAKYEQYFHIPGWYISGDSAYLDEDGYFWFQGRIDDVINTSGERVGPFEVESKLVEHPAVAEAGVIGKPDPVRGEIIKAFISLREGYQPSDALKLQISKFVKEGLSAHASPREIEFRDKLPKTRSGKIMRRVLKAWELNLPTGDISTIED; encoded by the coding sequence ATGTCAGTTGATAATCAGAAAGTATTTTTGGTAGCGGTTCCATCTCCAAATATGCCCAATTATGAGCAGGAGGCAGCCCAATTCGACTGGAAGGAGATCGAGAAGCGGTTCACCTGGCATGAAACCGGAAAAGTGAACATGGCCTATGAAGCGATCGACCGCCATGTCCGGGACGGAAAAGGGGGGAAAGTTGCGTTATATTACAGCGATAGCAAACGTGACGAAATTTATACGTTTCAGCAATTGAGCGCGCTTTCAAACCGCTTTGCCAATGTGCTCCGCAAATTGGGAGTGGTCAAGGGGGAGCGTCTGTTTATTTTTATGCCGCGAATGCCGGAGCTGTATATCAGTTTGCTTGGATCGTTAAAAACGGGCGTTATCGTAGGGCCCCTTTTCGAAGCGTTTATGGAAACGGCGGTGAAAGACCGGCTGGAGGATAGTGGCGCTTCGGTCATCGTTACGACCCCGGCTCTGCTCCCTCGTATCAAACGCGATGAGCTTCCTGAGCTGAAGCATATTATCGTCGTCGGCAGCCCGTCCGGGGAAGCAGGCGTTATTTCGTATGAACGCGAAATGGAAGCCGCTTCAGATGAAGCGGAACCGGAATGGCTCGGCCGCGAGGATGGACTGATCATTCATTATACATCGGGTTCGACCGGGAAGCCGAAAGGCGTTTATCACGTGCAGAACGCCATGATACAGCATTATTTTACCGGGCATGTCGTGCTAGATCTGAAGGAAGACGATATCTACTGGTGCACGGCGGACCCCGGGTGGGTTACCGGGACATCCTATGGGATCTTTGCACCGTGGCTTAATGGTGCGACCAATGTCGTGCGCGGAGGCCGCTTCAGTCCGCAGGACTGGTACGGCACGCTGCAAAAATATGGCGTCACTGTCTGGTACAGCGCGCCGACCGCTTTCCGGATGCTGATGGCCGCCGGAGACGACGTCGTCTACGAATTTGATCTTTCCCGCCTGCGGCATATACTAAGTGTCGGTGAACCGCTCAATCCCGAAGTGATCCGCTGGGGACAACGAGTGTACGGCAGGCCTATTCACGACACATGGTGGATGACCGAGACGGGAGCCCAGTTGATCTGCAATTATCCGTGCATGGAAATTAAGCCAGGTTCCATGGGAAGGCCGCTGCCGGGAATTAAAGCCGCGATTCTCGACGATGCCGGCAATGTTTTGCCGCCGTACCAGATGGGAAATTTGGCTGTTGCGACCTCGTGGCCGTCCATGATGCGCGCAATCTGGAACAACCCGGCCAAATACGAACAATATTTCCACATTCCGGGTTGGTATATATCCGGCGATTCCGCTTATCTGGATGAGGACGGCTACTTCTGGTTTCAGGGCAGAATCGACGACGTGATCAACACTTCCGGCGAACGGGTCGGACCGTTTGAGGTGGAGAGCAAGCTGGTGGAGCATCCGGCAGTGGCAGAAGCCGGGGTCATCGGCAAGCCGGATCCGGTCCGCGGCGAGATCATTAAAGCGTTCATTTCGCTGCGGGAAGGATACCAGCCTTCAGATGCGCTGAAGCTGCAAATTTCAAAATTTGTGAAAGAAGGATTATCGGCGCATGCCTCCCCGCGGGAAATCGAGTTCCGGGATAAACTTCCAAAGACCCGCAGTGGTAAAATTATGCGGCGCGTATTGAAGGCATGGGAGTTGAATCTGCCGACAGGGGACATATCCACGATCGAGGACTAA